One region of Sulfuriroseicoccus oceanibius genomic DNA includes:
- a CDS encoding sulfite exporter TauE/SafE family protein produces MGVTEVCVLIVAGMIAGAVNAVAGGGTLLTFPVLLSFGVPAVVANATSTVALVIGTGGSVVGFRKLLPVIKQWLWRFVPVSLAGGWLGSELLTRTSNDAFARFVPYLILFATLLFLVQGAVGKYAAAGAEGDERPMKVLPSVVFQFFVALYGGYFGAGIGILMLASLGFMGMRDIHEMNALKNVLGCLINVVAAIVFITAGEGLVDWARVGVMTVGAVTGYYLGAHFSQRIPRLMVRRMITGIGLLAFVVTLLG; encoded by the coding sequence ATGGGTGTCACTGAAGTTTGCGTGTTGATCGTGGCGGGCATGATTGCCGGTGCGGTCAATGCAGTGGCTGGCGGTGGCACTCTGCTTACGTTTCCGGTTCTGTTGTCGTTTGGCGTGCCTGCCGTGGTGGCGAATGCGACCAGTACGGTGGCATTGGTGATTGGCACCGGCGGCAGTGTCGTAGGTTTTCGCAAGTTGCTGCCTGTGATCAAGCAGTGGCTGTGGCGGTTTGTACCGGTGAGTCTGGCTGGAGGATGGCTGGGGAGCGAGTTGCTGACCCGCACGAGCAATGATGCATTCGCTCGCTTCGTGCCGTATTTGATCCTCTTTGCGACTTTGCTGTTCCTGGTGCAGGGGGCGGTGGGGAAGTATGCGGCCGCTGGTGCGGAGGGGGATGAGCGGCCGATGAAGGTTCTGCCTTCGGTAGTGTTTCAATTTTTCGTCGCTCTCTACGGCGGTTATTTTGGCGCGGGGATCGGGATTTTGATGCTGGCGTCGCTCGGTTTCATGGGGATGCGTGACATCCACGAGATGAACGCGCTGAAGAACGTGTTGGGATGTTTGATCAACGTTGTCGCGGCTATTGTGTTCATCACCGCAGGCGAAGGCCTCGTTGATTGGGCGCGGGTGGGGGTGATGACCGTGGGTGCGGTGACCGGGTACTATCTAGGTGCGCATTTTTCCCAGCGGATTCCGCGTCTGATGGTGCGCCGCATGATCACGGGAATCGGGTTGCTGGCCTTTGTTGTGACCTTGCTCGGTTGA
- a CDS encoding peptidylprolyl isomerase: MSSNRNLAVRFGVYLTCLLYIGADLYLFNGPLRRTLDALNPQSETAMEKARNAKVVAVVYGEGVTLAELDLHLARHLRRKGMDPGKLTPERLYEMRLLIVQELILERVLEGKLRVRSEYEVAPDALDSQIAEVRDQYPDDAAYRAALDAAGMDEEKLRAHYDQWMQQVAYVDKLIKGGQERMPLEEHILSYYESHKEEFVLPERYHVRHIFLTTLGKDPKVVEEQIADVHTKISSGQVAFAEIAAEVSEDPASREAGGDLGWVATDRLPTGLGADLFASLQPGQMSAPVQSRIGWHIVDMVDMRPARQLEFAEVESKIRKYLTYQQYRKYIAAVKRVMEGEAESAIDYEMMREPYSFPVKE, encoded by the coding sequence ATGAGTAGCAACCGCAACCTGGCCGTCCGCTTTGGAGTCTATCTGACTTGTTTGCTCTACATTGGTGCCGATCTTTATCTGTTCAACGGGCCGTTGCGGCGGACGCTGGATGCACTGAATCCTCAGTCCGAGACAGCGATGGAGAAGGCGCGCAATGCCAAGGTGGTTGCGGTGGTTTATGGAGAAGGGGTGACGCTAGCGGAGTTGGACCTGCATCTGGCCCGGCATCTGCGGCGCAAGGGGATGGATCCTGGGAAACTGACGCCGGAGCGGTTGTACGAGATGCGTCTTTTGATTGTTCAGGAGCTGATATTGGAGCGGGTTTTGGAAGGTAAACTGCGAGTGCGCTCGGAGTATGAGGTGGCGCCGGATGCCCTTGACTCGCAGATCGCCGAGGTGCGCGATCAGTACCCGGATGATGCAGCGTATCGGGCGGCTCTGGATGCTGCAGGAATGGACGAGGAGAAGTTGCGTGCGCATTATGACCAATGGATGCAGCAGGTGGCGTATGTCGACAAGTTGATCAAAGGTGGGCAGGAGCGGATGCCGCTTGAGGAGCATATTTTGTCGTACTACGAGAGTCATAAGGAGGAGTTCGTGTTGCCCGAGCGTTACCATGTCCGGCACATTTTCCTGACGACTCTGGGGAAGGATCCGAAAGTGGTGGAGGAGCAGATTGCCGATGTGCATACGAAGATATCCTCGGGGCAGGTGGCGTTTGCTGAGATTGCCGCTGAGGTCTCCGAGGATCCGGCAAGCCGCGAGGCGGGCGGTGACCTAGGGTGGGTGGCGACCGATCGTTTGCCGACGGGGTTGGGAGCTGACTTGTTTGCGTCTTTGCAGCCGGGGCAGATGTCGGCTCCGGTTCAATCCAGGATTGGTTGGCACATTGTGGACATGGTGGACATGCGCCCGGCGAGGCAGTTGGAGTTTGCCGAGGTCGAATCCAAGATCCGCAAATACCTGACCTATCAACAGTACCGGAAGTACATTGCCGCGGTGAAGCGGGTGATGGAAGGGGAGGCTGAGTCGGCCATTGATTACGAAATGATGCGTGAGCCGTATTCTTTTCCGGTGAAGGAGTGA
- a CDS encoding DoxX family protein translates to MAMRFLFSSGSGDSAVYFGLLVMRVAFGGAMFLGHGMGKLSGLITNWSGMTSKFPAVVVNSQVSAVGAVAAESLFALLLVLGVATRFSALVLAFTMGVAAFVVHAGDPLFLGPGVTASKEPALIYMFAFVVLAITGGGRYALDSRLR, encoded by the coding sequence ATGGCAATGCGATTTCTTTTCTCGTCGGGCAGTGGTGACTCTGCGGTCTATTTTGGTTTGCTGGTGATGCGGGTGGCCTTTGGTGGTGCGATGTTTTTAGGGCATGGAATGGGGAAACTTAGCGGGCTGATTACCAACTGGTCCGGGATGACTTCAAAGTTTCCTGCGGTGGTGGTGAACTCACAGGTGAGTGCGGTGGGGGCAGTCGCGGCAGAGTCTCTATTCGCGTTGTTATTAGTGTTGGGAGTGGCTACGCGTTTCTCGGCATTGGTGTTGGCGTTTACCATGGGGGTGGCGGCATTTGTCGTGCATGCGGGCGATCCGTTGTTCCTCGGGCCGGGCGTAACCGCATCCAAAGAGCCAGCCCTCATTTACATGTTCGCGTTTGTCGTGTTGGCGATCACAGGAGGCGGCCGTTATGCGTTGGACTCGCGCTTACGCTAA
- the gcvT gene encoding glycine cleavage system aminomethyltransferase GcvT, producing the protein MANSSDADIKQTPLREVHEKFGARMVPFAGWNMPVQYSGIKAEHLAVRNDVGVFDISHMGQFIVSGENAGAWLNRQLTADINKLGDGQGQYTFMLNEQGGVIDDLIIYRTAADSYFMVVNASMIDEDYAWLAGKLEDGVTLENHSDAWAGLAVQGPKSSDLYSKLIGDALALPPRNGIATAEVDGETIVVCRTGYTGEDGYEFFCASEQGPKWFERFVTEGEEFGCLPCGLGARDSLRLEVCYPLNGSDLSPTRTPLQAGLKFAVAMDKGEFTGRSVLAKQLEEGLGERLVAFKMVGKSPPPRPHYPVAVNGEIISEACSAGLSPSLNEGIGMTYLPTELAKIGTQIEIDIRGRRFNAEIVKKPFYKKG; encoded by the coding sequence ATGGCAAACTCTTCTGACGCAGACATTAAACAGACCCCGCTTCGCGAGGTTCATGAGAAGTTCGGGGCACGTATGGTGCCGTTCGCTGGCTGGAACATGCCGGTGCAGTATTCGGGGATCAAGGCGGAGCACCTGGCAGTGCGCAACGACGTCGGTGTGTTCGACATTTCCCACATGGGGCAGTTCATCGTTTCGGGTGAGAATGCCGGAGCTTGGCTCAACCGTCAGCTGACCGCGGACATCAACAAGCTCGGTGACGGACAGGGGCAGTACACGTTCATGCTCAATGAGCAGGGTGGTGTGATCGACGACCTGATCATTTACCGCACCGCGGCGGACTCGTACTTCATGGTGGTGAATGCTTCGATGATCGACGAGGACTACGCTTGGCTTGCTGGTAAGTTGGAAGATGGCGTGACCTTGGAGAACCACAGTGATGCGTGGGCGGGGCTTGCGGTGCAGGGACCAAAGAGCAGCGACCTTTACTCCAAGCTGATCGGCGATGCGTTGGCGCTGCCTCCGCGCAATGGGATCGCCACCGCCGAGGTGGACGGCGAGACCATCGTGGTATGCCGCACCGGATACACCGGTGAAGATGGTTACGAGTTCTTCTGTGCGTCGGAGCAAGGGCCGAAGTGGTTCGAGCGCTTCGTGACTGAAGGTGAAGAGTTCGGCTGCCTGCCATGTGGATTGGGTGCCCGTGACTCGCTCCGTCTGGAGGTTTGCTATCCGTTGAATGGCTCGGACTTGAGCCCGACACGCACACCGTTGCAGGCTGGTCTGAAGTTTGCCGTGGCAATGGACAAGGGCGAGTTCACCGGTCGTTCTGTGTTGGCCAAGCAATTGGAAGAAGGTCTCGGTGAGCGCCTCGTAGCGTTCAAGATGGTGGGCAAGTCGCCGCCACCACGTCCTCACTACCCAGTGGCAGTCAATGGCGAGATCATTTCCGAAGCCTGCAGTGCCGGCTTGTCGCCATCGCTCAACGAGGGCATTGGTATGACTTACTTGCCGACTGAATTGGCGAAGATTGGTACGCAGATCGAGATTGACATTCGCGGCCGACGATTTAATGCAGAGATCGTCAAAAAACCGTTTTACAAAAAGGGCTGA
- a CDS encoding O-antigen ligase family protein, producing MSDSPPPNPTKSSSSSRSKRSRRKLIIPEADRPRPIAETAIILVLIALVIGPLVLGSYYEPYRWPLLIVSALATVVAWFDKGTWRKPPWLLWVLITGLIAHAGWMTYNAWGNYLTDPFDWDKQIVQRADQPHPDLPGAMALNESLDRITYIIPCLLLVWIVRSLCITRPNFLRRVLTTLFWSGTAIGILGLLQQFTEAKGIFWSEELSWKYLSLFFATFRSPGIASTYLNVCLAAGLGLALHHPGGRLRPGKAVLYAIGSVILASAVVAAGSKAGIVLAGVTLLLFLAMNLRTMSSLFFKKRDAVGPKRIERLTLTVALLAILSLGALSLAELQVKRWEKAIDTDFGSWQARVKMNEVQIHMMTDKAWSPLLGYGVGSFHPLFPVFKNQVDEKIYGEVYYSHNDYLQTLVEWGWGGTGAFILLIGGGVGLLFVEIIFRSRHHRRSQLVLLRSVFIGMFTFLLHANVDFPFQIESLAVIFAVLLGIGWASPHLRNQKPRKKKSKSRREPKPEGATQNG from the coding sequence GTGTCTGATTCACCTCCCCCAAACCCCACCAAATCCTCTTCGTCATCACGCAGCAAACGCTCGCGGCGCAAGTTGATCATCCCTGAAGCCGACCGCCCGCGACCAATCGCTGAAACCGCCATCATCCTGGTGCTCATCGCCTTGGTGATCGGCCCTTTGGTGCTCGGCTCCTACTACGAACCCTACCGCTGGCCTCTGCTGATCGTGTCAGCGCTGGCCACCGTCGTCGCCTGGTTCGACAAAGGAACATGGCGCAAACCTCCTTGGCTGCTTTGGGTATTGATCACCGGACTCATCGCCCACGCCGGGTGGATGACATACAACGCATGGGGCAACTACCTCACCGATCCGTTCGATTGGGACAAACAGATCGTCCAGCGAGCCGACCAGCCTCACCCCGACCTCCCCGGCGCCATGGCGCTAAATGAAAGCCTCGACCGCATCACTTATATCATCCCCTGCCTCCTGTTGGTGTGGATCGTGCGTTCACTGTGCATTACCCGACCGAACTTCCTGCGCAGGGTTCTGACCACCCTCTTCTGGTCTGGCACCGCCATTGGCATCCTCGGACTGCTACAACAGTTCACAGAAGCCAAAGGCATCTTTTGGAGCGAAGAGCTCAGCTGGAAATACCTAAGCCTCTTCTTCGCCACCTTCCGCAGCCCCGGCATCGCCTCCACCTACCTCAATGTCTGCCTCGCCGCAGGTCTGGGCTTGGCGCTCCATCACCCAGGTGGCAGATTGCGCCCTGGCAAAGCCGTACTCTATGCTATCGGCAGCGTGATTCTCGCCTCCGCCGTGGTCGCCGCCGGATCCAAAGCGGGCATCGTCCTCGCCGGCGTTACACTCTTGCTATTCCTGGCAATGAACCTGCGCACCATGAGCTCGCTCTTCTTCAAGAAGCGCGATGCCGTCGGCCCAAAGCGCATCGAGCGCCTCACTCTCACTGTAGCGCTCCTCGCCATCCTGTCACTCGGAGCACTCTCGCTGGCTGAACTTCAAGTCAAACGCTGGGAGAAAGCAATCGACACCGACTTCGGCTCGTGGCAAGCACGGGTCAAAATGAACGAGGTCCAGATCCACATGATGACGGACAAAGCGTGGAGCCCACTCCTGGGCTACGGCGTGGGATCGTTCCACCCGCTGTTCCCAGTCTTCAAGAACCAGGTCGACGAAAAGATCTACGGCGAGGTCTACTACTCTCACAACGACTACCTTCAAACATTGGTAGAGTGGGGATGGGGCGGCACCGGCGCCTTCATCCTCCTCATTGGTGGTGGTGTCGGTCTGCTGTTCGTCGAGATCATCTTCCGCTCACGCCATCACCGACGCAGCCAACTGGTACTTCTGCGCTCGGTATTCATCGGCATGTTCACCTTCCTGCTGCACGCCAATGTCGACTTCCCATTCCAGATCGAATCCCTGGCCGTGATTTTCGCGGTGCTGCTGGGCATCGGCTGGGCCAGCCCCCATTTGCGCAACCAAAAGCCACGCAAAAAGAAGTCCAAGTCCCGCCGCGAACCAAAACCTGAGGGTGCAACTCAGAATGGGTAA
- a CDS encoding homoserine dehydrogenase, with the protein MAGKHIKIGLAGLGTVGGGLWSNLERNRDLIESRSGIRLTIPMVAVRDMAKAKAFGVPADSLTTNWQDVTRSEDVDIVVELIGGVDTAYDLVMDAIDQGKVVVTGNKALLAERGAEIFKRAGEKGVPVFYEAAVAGGIPIIKALRESLIGNHVTGIYGIINGTSNYILTRMTDAGLSFADALKEASDLGYAEADPYLDISGWDAAHKAAILASIAYGSWVSIEDLHVEGIDGLSLSDVHYAERLGYAIKLLSVVKADDEGRIEVRTQPSLIPNEHILASVSGVFNAVAVHGDSSGESLYYGSGAGQDPTSSSVLADVVDAAYAVDTHQRGPGFVPHGHYGEVKPIEDTVSEYYLRITVTDQPGVIAGISTALAAHGIGIRATSSLKPGEMKEAGFDEVIFVLHASRYGTLLAALKEIEAFDYVTAPVVHLRVEQL; encoded by the coding sequence ATGGCAGGCAAACATATCAAAATCGGACTCGCGGGACTTGGTACCGTGGGTGGCGGACTCTGGAGTAACCTTGAACGCAACCGTGACCTGATTGAAAGCCGGAGCGGTATCCGGTTGACGATCCCGATGGTGGCGGTGCGCGATATGGCCAAAGCAAAAGCCTTCGGAGTACCTGCTGACTCGCTGACCACCAACTGGCAGGATGTTACCCGCTCGGAGGATGTGGACATCGTCGTTGAGTTGATCGGTGGCGTGGATACTGCGTACGACCTGGTGATGGACGCGATCGACCAGGGGAAGGTTGTGGTTACCGGCAACAAGGCGTTGCTTGCAGAGCGCGGTGCGGAGATATTCAAGCGTGCCGGCGAAAAAGGAGTGCCGGTTTTCTATGAGGCTGCAGTCGCTGGTGGTATTCCTATCATCAAGGCGTTGCGTGAGTCGCTGATCGGCAACCATGTGACGGGGATTTACGGCATTATCAATGGGACGTCTAACTATATCCTGACACGCATGACGGATGCCGGGTTGAGTTTCGCCGATGCTCTCAAAGAGGCCAGTGACCTGGGCTATGCCGAAGCGGATCCGTATCTGGATATTTCCGGGTGGGATGCTGCGCACAAGGCGGCGATTTTGGCATCGATTGCCTATGGTAGCTGGGTGTCGATCGAGGACCTGCACGTTGAGGGGATCGACGGATTGTCTCTTTCCGACGTGCATTATGCCGAGCGTTTGGGCTACGCGATCAAGTTGTTGTCGGTAGTGAAGGCGGACGATGAGGGGCGTATCGAAGTGCGCACCCAGCCGTCATTGATCCCGAACGAGCATATTTTGGCATCGGTGAGTGGTGTGTTCAACGCGGTGGCGGTGCACGGCGATTCTTCCGGCGAGAGTTTGTACTATGGCAGCGGCGCGGGGCAGGACCCAACGTCCAGCTCCGTGCTGGCGGATGTGGTGGATGCTGCGTACGCGGTGGACACGCACCAGCGCGGGCCGGGCTTTGTCCCGCACGGTCATTACGGCGAGGTGAAGCCGATCGAGGACACGGTGAGTGAGTATTATTTGCGCATCACGGTGACCGACCAGCCAGGCGTGATTGCTGGGATTTCCACTGCTTTGGCAGCGCATGGTATCGGGATCCGTGCCACGTCGTCGTTGAAGCCTGGTGAGATGAAAGAAGCTGGGTTCGACGAAGTGATCTTCGTGTTGCATGCGTCCCGTTACGGCACGCTGCTTGCTGCTCTTAAGGAGATTGAAGCCTTTGATTATGTGACCGCGCCGGTGGTGCACCTGCGGGTTGAGCAGTTGTAA
- the gcvH gene encoding glycine cleavage system protein GcvH: protein MNVPDDLKYTESHEWIRIEGDTITVGITDHAQEELTDVVFVEVPDADEALEAGDPAAVVESVKAASDIYAPVDGVIVEGNEGLADEPDLVNTDPYGEGWIYRLKVNDVADLDGMLSADQYRELLG, encoded by the coding sequence ATGAACGTTCCAGATGATTTGAAATACACCGAATCCCACGAATGGATTCGTATCGAAGGCGACACCATCACTGTTGGTATCACCGACCACGCACAGGAAGAATTGACCGACGTTGTGTTTGTCGAGGTGCCTGATGCTGATGAGGCGCTTGAAGCCGGCGACCCTGCTGCAGTGGTGGAGTCGGTGAAGGCAGCCAGCGACATTTACGCACCGGTTGATGGTGTGATTGTCGAGGGTAACGAAGGCCTCGCAGACGAGCCAGACCTGGTCAACACCGACCCATACGGTGAAGGCTGGATCTACCGCCTCAAAGTGAACGACGTGGCAGACCTCGACGGAATGCTTTCCGCCGACCAGTACCGCGAGCTTCTGGGATAA
- a CDS encoding adenine phosphoribosyltransferase: MTHSTPELAALSAAIRDVPDFPKPGILFKDITPILNDGALFQQTIDTLTAAAANHMPNKIVGIDARGFIFGAAVADRLGVGFVPMRKKGKLPWQTLSQSYALEYGEAILEVHEDAILPGERVVIVDDLLATGGTAAAAAQLISQLNADLASFIFLIELEALQGRDLLGETTITSLLRY, translated from the coding sequence ATGACCCATTCCACGCCCGAGCTTGCCGCATTGTCCGCCGCGATCCGCGACGTCCCCGATTTCCCAAAACCAGGTATCCTTTTCAAGGACATCACCCCGATTCTCAACGACGGCGCGCTCTTCCAGCAGACCATCGACACACTAACCGCCGCAGCCGCCAACCACATGCCGAACAAAATCGTCGGCATTGATGCGCGCGGCTTCATCTTTGGCGCAGCCGTCGCAGACCGTCTGGGCGTGGGCTTCGTCCCGATGCGCAAGAAAGGCAAGCTCCCCTGGCAGACCCTCAGCCAGTCGTACGCGCTCGAATACGGGGAAGCCATCCTCGAAGTGCATGAGGACGCCATCCTGCCCGGTGAGCGCGTAGTCATCGTCGACGACCTGCTGGCCACCGGTGGCACCGCGGCAGCCGCCGCCCAACTCATCAGCCAACTCAATGCGGACCTGGCCTCATTCATCTTCCTGATCGAACTCGAAGCACTCCAAGGCCGCGACCTTCTCGGTGAAACCACCATCACCTCGCTGCTCCGCTATTAG
- the thrC gene encoding threonine synthase, which yields MSQTSVPKILHDRGVISRYREFLPVSDATPVVSLNEGSTPLIHVPKLSALAGAQRQVFIKYEGLNPTCSFKDRGMTLAISKAAEEGAKMVICASTGNTSAAAAAYAVRAGMRCVVLLPAGKISMGKLAQAVVYGADVVAIDGNFDDALELVRELGQRDGIAVVNSINPFRIEGQKTASFEVIDELGDAPTVHCLPVGNAGNITAYWKGYREYHLAGKSSALPMVWGAQAEGAAPIVRGEVVTNPETVATAIRIGNPASWKGANEAIEQSGGMIRALSDDKLLEAQAWLAANEGIFVEPASAASVGCLLAAIDEGLVAKLPDTATVVCTVTGHGLKDIDTPMEFAGGGKILEAGASADSVLGVLGM from the coding sequence ATGAGTCAGACCTCCGTCCCCAAGATTCTTCACGACCGCGGCGTGATTTCCCGCTACCGCGAGTTTTTGCCTGTGAGCGACGCCACACCGGTGGTGTCGTTGAACGAGGGCTCGACGCCACTCATCCACGTGCCGAAGTTGTCGGCTCTGGCTGGAGCTCAGCGTCAGGTCTTCATCAAGTATGAGGGCTTGAACCCGACGTGTTCGTTCAAGGACCGCGGGATGACGTTGGCGATTAGCAAAGCGGCCGAGGAAGGTGCCAAGATGGTGATCTGTGCCTCGACTGGCAACACTTCGGCGGCGGCGGCGGCGTACGCGGTGCGTGCCGGGATGCGTTGTGTCGTGCTTTTGCCTGCGGGCAAGATCTCGATGGGCAAGCTTGCGCAGGCGGTGGTTTACGGTGCCGATGTCGTAGCGATCGATGGAAATTTTGATGATGCGCTCGAATTGGTGCGCGAGTTGGGGCAGCGCGATGGCATTGCGGTGGTCAACTCGATCAACCCATTCCGTATCGAAGGGCAGAAGACCGCATCGTTTGAAGTGATCGATGAGTTGGGGGATGCTCCGACCGTGCACTGTCTTCCAGTTGGCAATGCGGGTAATATCACTGCCTATTGGAAAGGCTATCGGGAGTACCATCTGGCTGGGAAGTCGAGTGCGTTGCCGATGGTGTGGGGTGCTCAGGCTGAGGGGGCTGCGCCAATTGTGCGTGGTGAGGTTGTGACCAACCCGGAGACGGTAGCCACCGCGATTCGGATCGGTAATCCGGCGAGTTGGAAGGGCGCGAACGAAGCAATCGAGCAGTCGGGTGGAATGATCCGCGCGCTGAGCGACGACAAGTTGCTTGAGGCGCAGGCGTGGTTGGCCGCCAACGAAGGGATCTTCGTGGAGCCTGCCAGTGCGGCGTCTGTAGGCTGTTTGCTGGCAGCGATTGATGAAGGTCTGGTTGCAAAGTTGCCTGACACCGCTACCGTCGTTTGCACCGTGACTGGTCACGGACTCAAGGATATTGACACGCCGATGGAATTTGCTGGTGGTGGAAAAATTCTCGAGGCCGGGGCATCCGCGGATTCCGTGCTGGGCGTGCTGGGGATGTAG
- a CDS encoding aspartate kinase yields MALIVQKYGGTSVGTTDRIKNVAKRILESQRQGNQVIAVVSAMSGVTNKLIDLAAAVSDKPTRREMDVLLATGEQTTIALVSMAINQMGGRAVSFTGGQAGIRTNSAHTQARIQDIDAESVKERLDGGEIVILAGFQGVSDAGRITTLGRGGSDLTAIAMAAAVKADLCQIFTDVDGVYTCDPRVVPKARRIPEISYDEMLEMASSGSKVMQSRSVEFAKKFGVPFEVRCSMNNNPGTLVTEEHPNMESVVIRGVSLERNQAKVTILDVPDTPGSASAIFQALGEADVNVDMIVQNVSKEGFAKISFTVPEDQLAAAQNALKSVTERIGSGPVESLTGVAKLSAVGIGMRSHSGVAGTMFDALATAGISIQMISTSEIKIAVTISEAEADEAARVVHAVFGLDASPSEA; encoded by the coding sequence GTGGCACTCATCGTTCAAAAATATGGCGGCACGTCCGTCGGCACTACCGATCGCATCAAGAATGTGGCCAAGCGCATTCTTGAATCACAGAGACAAGGAAACCAGGTGATCGCCGTGGTTTCGGCGATGTCGGGCGTGACCAACAAACTGATCGATCTGGCAGCGGCTGTGTCTGATAAGCCGACGCGGCGCGAGATGGATGTGTTGCTTGCCACTGGCGAGCAGACGACGATTGCGCTGGTGTCGATGGCGATCAACCAGATGGGTGGGCGTGCGGTTTCGTTTACCGGCGGTCAGGCGGGGATCCGAACCAACAGTGCGCACACCCAGGCGCGTATTCAGGACATCGATGCGGAGAGCGTGAAGGAGCGTCTTGATGGTGGTGAGATTGTGATTCTTGCCGGATTCCAAGGTGTCAGTGATGCGGGGCGTATCACAACGCTGGGGCGTGGTGGATCCGATTTGACCGCAATTGCCATGGCGGCCGCGGTGAAGGCGGACCTTTGCCAGATTTTCACAGACGTTGATGGCGTCTATACCTGCGACCCGCGCGTGGTGCCAAAGGCTCGCAGAATCCCGGAAATTTCGTACGATGAAATGCTCGAGATGGCGAGCAGCGGCTCGAAAGTGATGCAGTCGCGGTCGGTCGAATTTGCCAAGAAGTTTGGCGTGCCGTTTGAGGTGCGCTGCAGCATGAACAACAACCCAGGAACTCTCGTGACAGAAGAACATCCCAATATGGAGTCCGTCGTGATCCGTGGCGTCAGCCTCGAGCGCAACCAAGCCAAGGTAACGATCCTCGACGTGCCAGATACACCGGGCTCTGCCTCGGCGATTTTCCAAGCACTGGGTGAAGCGGATGTGAACGTCGACATGATCGTGCAGAACGTGTCGAAGGAAGGCTTTGCCAAGATTTCCTTCACCGTGCCTGAAGATCAGTTGGCCGCCGCTCAGAATGCACTCAAGTCGGTGACTGAGCGTATTGGCTCTGGTCCTGTTGAGTCGTTGACTGGCGTCGCCAAGCTCAGTGCGGTGGGCATCGGTATGCGATCGCATTCCGGTGTGGCGGGTACGATGTTCGACGCGCTTGCGACTGCGGGTATCAGCATTCAGATGATCTCGACGTCTGAGATCAAGATTGCGGTGACCATTAGCGAAGCGGAAGCGGATGAGGCGGCACGTGTGGTGCACGCTGTGTTTGGTCTGGATGCTTCTCCGTCGGAAGCTTAG
- the ccsA gene encoding cytochrome c biogenesis protein CcsA has product MTLDQIILLASTVLFAGHFMVVLRTVRADRPWDTKRGLLVVGIGCAVQLLLLWYRGEAHGRCPITNSGEVLVFLAWSMVVWYLLFGSSYRLSLLGMCTMPLVVLLQGVALVPGVYQPLPEERVETVNAVVELHAATAILGYGAFGLAAVASGMFVFQNWHLKRRRTSKAVFALPPITRLFDALIRLVTIGVVLLGASLSVSLLAMEQAGGVKAAIGWLVLGAFAILLVLRKVFHLSQKNVAWVVLLVFSLAAGTIGFMTS; this is encoded by the coding sequence ATGACACTCGACCAAATTATCCTACTCGCATCCACCGTTCTGTTCGCAGGGCATTTCATGGTGGTTTTGCGCACGGTCAGGGCGGACCGCCCGTGGGACACGAAACGTGGGTTGCTCGTGGTTGGCATCGGCTGCGCGGTGCAACTGCTGCTTCTGTGGTACCGCGGCGAAGCGCACGGCCGTTGCCCGATCACCAACAGTGGTGAGGTGTTGGTCTTTTTGGCGTGGTCGATGGTGGTTTGGTACCTGTTGTTTGGTTCGTCGTACCGTTTGTCGCTGCTGGGGATGTGCACGATGCCGCTGGTGGTATTGCTGCAGGGAGTGGCTTTGGTTCCCGGGGTTTACCAGCCATTGCCTGAGGAACGTGTGGAGACGGTCAATGCGGTGGTCGAGTTACATGCCGCCACGGCGATTCTGGGTTATGGAGCGTTTGGGTTGGCTGCTGTGGCGTCTGGGATGTTCGTGTTTCAGAACTGGCATCTCAAGCGTCGGCGGACGAGCAAGGCGGTGTTTGCACTGCCTCCGATCACGCGGTTGTTTGATGCTTTGATCCGCTTGGTGACGATTGGCGTGGTTTTGCTCGGGGCATCGTTGTCGGTTTCGTTGTTGGCGATGGAGCAAGCGGGTGGAGTGAAGGCGGCGATTGGCTGGCTGGTGTTGGGGGCGTTTGCGATTTTGTTGGTGCTGCGCAAGGTGTTTCACCTGTCGCAGAAGAATGTGGCTTGGGTGGTGCTGCTGGTGTTCTCGCTGGCAGCGGGAACGATTGGATTTATGACCTCCT